A region from the Beduinella massiliensis genome encodes:
- a CDS encoding substrate-binding domain-containing protein, whose amino-acid sequence MAGEQATIYDIAQEAGVSIATVSRVLSGAKGVSARTKERVTEVMLRRNYRPSSIARGLYQRKSRLLGIVIPSVGHPYYAELFDAATQEASRGGYALVTYYTPLGAGIPDGLVDRLIEQRLDGALLVGGIVEGAPSEGVVRELSRLQSAMPIVTICPPIEGLHCITISSDLSSSVRLSLSHLYGLGHRRIAFLGGSHEVRSSGERERSFLCEMARLGLSVVSEYRHEAGYAPEDGELGVLKLLSRLPKEQWPTALIAINDLVALGALRQLRRMGLRVPEDMALIGCDNQFFTPYTDPPLTTVDLHPADHGRSAIQELIGAQGGEPIVFSQIREASLVVRESCGARLGPRALG is encoded by the coding sequence ATGGCAGGCGAACAGGCGACCATTTACGACATCGCGCAGGAAGCGGGCGTATCCATCGCTACCGTTTCCCGCGTGCTGAGCGGGGCGAAGGGGGTCAGCGCCAGAACGAAGGAGCGCGTGACCGAGGTCATGTTACGGCGAAACTACCGCCCCAGTTCCATCGCCCGCGGGCTGTATCAGCGCAAGTCGCGCCTGCTGGGCATCGTCATCCCCAGCGTCGGCCATCCCTATTATGCGGAGCTGTTCGACGCGGCGACGCAGGAGGCCTCGCGCGGCGGCTACGCGCTGGTAACGTACTATACGCCCCTGGGCGCAGGCATCCCGGACGGCCTCGTCGACCGGCTGATCGAGCAGCGGCTCGACGGCGCGCTGCTGGTAGGCGGCATCGTCGAGGGCGCGCCGAGCGAGGGCGTCGTGCGCGAGCTGTCGCGCCTGCAAAGCGCCATGCCCATCGTCACAATCTGTCCGCCCATCGAGGGGCTGCACTGTATCACCATCAGCAGCGACCTCTCCTCCAGCGTGCGGCTGAGCCTGAGCCACCTGTACGGCCTGGGCCACCGGCGCATCGCCTTTCTGGGCGGTTCGCACGAGGTGCGCTCCTCCGGCGAGCGCGAGCGAAGCTTTCTTTGCGAAATGGCGCGCCTGGGCCTTTCGGTCGTCAGCGAATACCGCCACGAGGCGGGCTACGCCCCGGAAGACGGCGAGCTGGGCGTGCTCAAGCTGCTCTCCCGCCTGCCCAAGGAGCAGTGGCCGACCGCGCTGATCGCGATCAACGACCTGGTCGCGCTGGGGGCGCTGCGCCAGCTTCGGCGCATGGGCCTTCGCGTGCCGGAGGACATGGCCCTCATCGGATGCGACAACCAGTTCTTCACGCCCTATACCGATCCGCCGCTCACCACGGTGGATCTGCACCCCGCCGACCACGGCCGCAGCGCCATTCAGGAGCTGATCGGTGCGCAGGGCGGCGAGCCCATCGTCTTTTCGCAGATTCGGGAGGCTTCCCTCGTCGTGCGCGAAAGCTGCGGCGCGCGCCTCGGGCCGCGCGCGCTCGGCTGA
- a CDS encoding LysR family transcriptional regulator, with protein MNLKQLEYFTAIAEAGSITGAAAQLHIAQPPLSHQLRALEEELGVRLVQRGPRRCTLTEAGRHLYERARQILELTETTRGELCTLAGESGPELRIGMISSSGGLLMRGGMRRFIEESPDVRFKIYEQNTFGVMELLRQGLVDVGVVRTPFAREGLSVVAFEEEPMIAAWLAAEDFGIPAGETVTLLDAQRWPLTIYRRFERLLEETSRAEGALLNVRCYSDDARTALQWAHAGLGVAVVPRCALSLVDSTDIKSRPFAEAALRTQICVVWPQERAPSRVAAEFIAALTRPQGHAAG; from the coding sequence ATGAACCTCAAGCAGCTCGAATACTTCACCGCCATCGCCGAGGCGGGCAGCATCACCGGGGCGGCGGCGCAGCTCCACATCGCCCAACCCCCGCTCAGCCATCAGCTTCGCGCGCTGGAGGAGGAACTAGGGGTGCGGCTCGTGCAGCGCGGCCCGCGAAGGTGCACCCTGACCGAGGCGGGCAGGCACTTGTACGAGCGGGCGCGGCAGATTCTGGAGCTGACGGAGACGACGCGCGGCGAGCTTTGCACGCTTGCGGGAGAAAGCGGTCCGGAGCTTCGCATCGGGATGATCTCCTCCTCCGGCGGGCTGCTCATGCGCGGGGGCATGCGCCGCTTTATCGAGGAGAGCCCGGACGTCCGTTTTAAGATCTATGAGCAGAACACGTTCGGCGTCATGGAGCTGCTGCGTCAGGGGCTGGTCGACGTGGGCGTCGTGCGCACGCCGTTTGCGCGCGAGGGGCTTTCCGTCGTCGCCTTCGAGGAGGAGCCCATGATCGCCGCGTGGCTCGCCGCGGAGGATTTTGGCATCCCCGCGGGCGAGACGGTGACGCTGCTGGACGCACAGCGGTGGCCGCTCACGATCTACCGGCGGTTTGAGCGCCTGCTGGAGGAGACGAGCCGGGCGGAGGGCGCGCTGCTCAATGTGCGCTGCTACAGCGACGACGCGCGCACGGCCCTGCAATGGGCGCATGCGGGGCTGGGGGTGGCGGTCGTCCCGCGCTGCGCGCTTTCGCTGGTCGACAGCACGGATATCAAAAGCCGCCCGTTTGCGGAGGCGGCGCTCAGAACCCAGATTTGCGTGGTCTGGCCTCAGGAGCGCGCGCCTTCGCGCGTGGCGGCGGAATTTATCGCGGCGCTGACGCGGCCGCAGGGTCATGCGGCGGGGTAA
- a CDS encoding helix-turn-helix domain-containing protein: protein MDIRATLSARASAPQLERFTEPIRSHHMLTAGGQSIAYHMHDVYECHLFLGGDADFYVEDRKFHLVRGNLIVLNSFQLHRYVVSGGEPYERVATHFQPELVRSVCTQETDLLACFSRDLNAEGNILCLKGRALDDYLSLTDQLHTALASSDYGGDVLAFTYLVQMLVLINHAFSASTYEGRSTMPELSQGVMQYINQNLTRALTLDEIAGHFFLNKSYLSRRFKEETHCSLQNYIILKRIALAKSLLCDGRSVSEACTLSGFNDYANFIRCFKKHTQMPPGRYKAAMAKK, encoded by the coding sequence ATGGATATCCGCGCCACCCTCTCTGCCCGCGCGTCCGCGCCGCAGCTGGAGCGCTTTACGGAGCCCATCCGCAGCCACCACATGCTGACGGCGGGCGGGCAGTCCATCGCCTACCACATGCACGACGTCTACGAATGTCACCTCTTTCTCGGCGGAGACGCCGACTTTTACGTGGAGGATCGAAAGTTTCACCTCGTCCGCGGCAACCTGATCGTGCTCAACAGCTTTCAGCTCCACCGCTACGTCGTCTCCGGCGGCGAACCTTACGAGCGCGTCGCTACCCACTTTCAGCCCGAGTTGGTGCGCAGCGTCTGCACGCAGGAAACGGACCTGCTCGCCTGCTTTTCGCGCGACCTCAACGCCGAGGGCAACATCCTCTGCCTCAAAGGGCGCGCGCTGGACGACTACCTCTCCCTCACGGACCAGCTGCACACCGCCCTCGCTTCCTCGGACTACGGCGGCGACGTGCTCGCGTTCACCTACCTCGTGCAGATGCTGGTGCTCATCAACCATGCCTTCAGCGCCTCCACCTACGAAGGGCGCAGCACGATGCCGGAGCTCTCACAGGGCGTAATGCAGTACATCAATCAGAACCTTACCCGCGCGCTCACGCTCGACGAAATCGCGGGGCACTTCTTTCTCAACAAATCGTACCTCAGCCGCCGTTTCAAGGAAGAAACCCACTGTTCCTTGCAGAACTACATCATCTTAAAGCGCATCGCGCTGGCCAAATCGCTGCTGTGCGACGGGCGCAGCGTATCGGAAGCCTGCACGCTTTCGGGCTTCAACGACTATGCAAACTTCATCCGCTGCTTCAAAAAGCACACGCAGATGCCGCCAGGACGGTATAAGGCCGCGATGGCAAAAAAATAG
- a CDS encoding SLC13 family permease produces the protein MQKVAAFFRREAVLAIALSLALLSLFITPPDALYAGYVDLNVLMMLFCLMTVVSGLQRCGAFRALAGRIVKRARGTRGLCLMLVLACFFSSMLVTNDVALITFVPLTLLLLSFSGERCLLRAVVLETVAANLGSMATPIGNPQNLFLYTRYSLRASEFFRTVLPLALLSLLSCALLCLLVPDRRVSFSQGGEETPLNRKLLLFHGALFALCLLCVLKLLPVAACFAAVALLTLLFDRQALFGVDYALLMTFVCFFVFVGNVGRVPAVSQALSGAMAGRETTVSALCSQVVSNVPAAILLAPFTEDAAALLRGVNIGGLGTPIASLASLISLKFYLRRTERQTGRYLLFFSAVNFGLLLFLLLLCGALYPAA, from the coding sequence ATGCAGAAAGTCGCCGCTTTTTTTCGACGCGAGGCAGTCTTGGCGATCGCGCTCTCGCTCGCCCTGCTCTCCCTGTTCATCACGCCCCCGGACGCGCTCTACGCAGGTTACGTCGATCTGAACGTCCTGATGATGCTCTTTTGCCTGATGACCGTCGTCTCCGGCCTTCAGCGCTGCGGAGCGTTCCGCGCCCTGGCCGGGCGCATCGTGAAACGCGCGCGCGGCACGCGCGGCCTTTGTCTGATGCTGGTGCTTGCGTGCTTCTTTTCCAGCATGCTGGTCACGAACGACGTAGCGCTCATCACATTCGTGCCGCTGACGCTGCTTTTGCTCTCCTTTTCCGGTGAGCGCTGCCTGCTGCGCGCCGTCGTCCTGGAGACGGTCGCCGCGAACCTGGGCAGCATGGCCACGCCCATCGGCAACCCGCAAAACCTCTTTCTTTATACGCGTTACAGCCTGCGCGCGAGCGAGTTCTTCCGCACCGTGCTGCCGCTGGCCCTTTTGAGCCTGCTGTCGTGCGCTCTTCTCTGTCTCCTCGTGCCCGACCGCCGCGTGTCGTTTTCGCAGGGCGGGGAAGAGACGCCTCTGAACCGAAAGCTTCTTTTGTTTCACGGCGCCCTCTTCGCGCTCTGTCTGCTCTGCGTGCTCAAGCTCCTGCCGGTAGCCGCCTGTTTCGCCGCCGTCGCCCTGCTGACGCTGCTGTTCGACCGGCAGGCGCTTTTCGGGGTGGATTACGCGCTGCTGATGACGTTTGTCTGCTTTTTCGTGTTCGTGGGCAACGTGGGGCGCGTGCCCGCCGTGTCGCAGGCGCTTTCCGGGGCCATGGCCGGGCGCGAGACGACCGTTTCCGCGCTCTGCTCGCAGGTCGTCAGCAACGTACCGGCCGCCATCCTGCTCGCTCCGTTCACCGAGGACGCGGCGGCGCTGCTGCGCGGTGTCAACATCGGCGGGCTCGGCACGCCCATCGCCTCGCTCGCCAGCCTGATTTCCCTGAAATTCTACCTGCGAAGGACGGAACGGCAGACCGGGCGCTACCTTCTGTTCTTTTCCGCCGTCAACTTCGGCTTGCTCCTGTTTCTGCTCCTGCTCTGCGGCGCGCTTTACCCCGCCGCATGA
- a CDS encoding extracellular solute-binding protein: MKKLLALLMSLMMVASLVPSMVLADDTVTLKVTCWDVATTPYYEAIKTGYEAANPNVKIEWIDIASQDYNTKVSTMLSGGDDSDIMIVKELSDLQNWLNAGFAVNLDEKIASTGYDMTKYAGMDKCYTDPATGAYYALPFRADFWVMFYNKNLFDEAGVAYPTNDMTWDEYAELAKKMTDADKGNYGTHYHTWLSAVANWAVCDGVNTLADGDYEDLKYFYNLYMDLEDAGACMPYDEVKAANLHYSGAFAKGNIAMLPMGYWYVSTLIGYQKDGTANFDFGITAVPHLDGVAAGSSFGSPTGVAINAKSANQDAAWDFISWLCSEEGAKVVAATGTRPAYVSDAVAEVMASADGFPQDDASKAALLPTNIALEWPIGDGVSEIKTIVNEEHTLIMSRELSVDEGIQEMEDRVAEVLGE, translated from the coding sequence ATGAAAAAGCTTCTTGCTCTGCTCATGTCCCTGATGATGGTGGCATCTCTGGTGCCTTCCATGGTGCTGGCGGACGACACCGTCACCCTGAAGGTCACCTGCTGGGACGTGGCGACGACCCCGTACTACGAGGCGATCAAGACCGGCTATGAGGCCGCGAACCCGAACGTGAAGATCGAGTGGATCGACATCGCTTCGCAGGACTACAACACCAAGGTTTCCACGATGCTGTCCGGCGGCGACGATTCGGACATCATGATCGTCAAGGAACTGTCCGACCTGCAGAACTGGCTCAACGCCGGCTTCGCGGTCAACCTCGACGAGAAGATCGCTTCTACCGGCTACGACATGACCAAGTATGCCGGCATGGACAAGTGCTACACGGATCCGGCGACGGGCGCCTACTACGCGCTGCCGTTCCGCGCGGACTTCTGGGTCATGTTCTACAACAAGAACCTCTTCGACGAGGCTGGCGTCGCCTATCCCACCAACGACATGACGTGGGACGAGTACGCTGAGCTCGCCAAGAAGATGACCGACGCCGACAAGGGCAACTACGGCACGCACTACCACACCTGGCTTTCCGCGGTCGCGAACTGGGCGGTGTGCGACGGCGTGAACACGCTGGCCGACGGCGACTACGAAGACCTCAAGTACTTCTACAACCTGTACATGGATCTGGAAGACGCGGGCGCCTGCATGCCTTACGACGAAGTGAAGGCTGCCAACCTGCACTACTCCGGCGCCTTCGCCAAGGGCAACATCGCCATGCTGCCCATGGGCTACTGGTACGTCTCCACGCTGATCGGCTATCAGAAGGACGGCACCGCGAACTTTGACTTCGGCATCACCGCTGTTCCGCACCTGGACGGCGTGGCCGCCGGTTCTTCCTTCGGTTCCCCGACGGGCGTTGCCATCAACGCCAAGAGCGCGAACCAGGATGCCGCGTGGGACTTCATCTCCTGGCTGTGCTCTGAGGAAGGCGCGAAGGTCGTCGCCGCCACCGGCACCCGCCCCGCTTACGTGAGCGACGCGGTTGCGGAGGTCATGGCTTCCGCCGACGGCTTCCCGCAGGACGACGCCAGCAAGGCCGCGCTGCTGCCGACCAACATCGCGCTCGAGTGGCCGATCGGCGACGGCGTCAGCGAGATCAAGACGATCGTCAACGAAGAGCATACGCTCATCATGTCCCGTGAACTGTCCGTGGACGAGGGCATCCAGGAGATGGAAGACCGCGTCGCGGAAGTGCTGGGCGAGTAA